One Portunus trituberculatus isolate SZX2019 chromosome 43, ASM1759143v1, whole genome shotgun sequence DNA segment encodes these proteins:
- the LOC123518341 gene encoding uncharacterized protein LOC123518341, with translation MLLLTTVEHGTVPQELAILRPDSAAIPRVSSSIEGLARCVHPTPPPPPPLLPLWGRDGLARAFTDGSLTPATVAAATATECLRIAPQRPCKHLPLPPPPPPREGLPGTAVPGKYLLFVTANAAAAGRDAWHHTARLNTHRCCRSRSRSRTRRGRECLAPHCLVKTCCRHCSRRDSLAPHCPVNTCCCSPPPPPPPPSTEGFGLASHISCPPNTCSSGRDCVEPWPCSANTTYYSYSCCCSWPGRE, from the exons ATGCTGCTGCTGACCACAGTGGAGCACGGCACAGTACcacag GAGTTGGCAATCCTAAGGCCTGACTCGGCAGCGATCCCCAgagtctcctcctccatcgagGGACTTGCACGGTGCGTgcacccaacaccaccaccgccgccgccgctactgCCACTCTGGGGGAGGGACGGTCTCGCACGCGCCTTCACTGATGGCTCCCTAACACCTGCCACTGTCGCCGCCGCTACTGCCACTGAGTGCCTTCGCATCGCACCCCAACGGCCCTGTAAACACctaccgctgccgccgccgccgccgccgcgggAGGGACTGCCTGGCACCGCAGTGCCCGGTAAATACCTGCTGTTCGTCACCGCCAACGCTGCCGCTGCGGGAAGGGATGCCTGGCACCACACTGCCCGGTTAAACACCCACCGCTGCTGCCGCAGCCGCAGCCGCAGCCGCACCCGCCGAGGGAGGGAATGCCTGGCACCACACTGCCTGGTTAAAACCTGTTGCCGCCACTGCAGCAGGAGGGATTCACTAGCACCCCACTGCCCGGTaaacacctgctgctgctcgccaccgccaccgccaccgccgccgtctACGGAGGGATTCGGCCTCGCATCGCACATTTCCTGCCCTCCCAACACCTGTAGCAGCGGGagggactgcgtggaaccttggcCCTGTTCGGCCAACACcacctactactcctactcgtGCTGCTGTAGCTGGCCAGGGAGGGAATAG
- the LOC123518003 gene encoding uncharacterized protein LOC123518003 encodes MPRLSKKDKQRKEAWTMSMEAQRRKRQRVDLEATAPLAVTPHATPLLPPTVAAARSTPQPGTSQVQERKADEDKASLLTIREELLQTLQTNEDADSDEEFVILTKKRLKKLTSSHCSCPDPALEYTFKPKLFENAVTIRCTTCNFNNTSRPEFVEAGAHKKKISRANIVFIYLSIIEDTGFAGMRRMMGGLGMPLVGKFKYYRHLSYLCDKTHYNSKQAEIHSAIRRYYEENTSKKADADGVLKLDVSFDATWHTSKVGMSVMIEVHTSFIIDYEILSKYCHGCTLKKNQLKKKSVTEEEYNTWKTKHDAEGSCAINYDGPSGGMEVEAARRLFARSRDLKFEYENLVSDGDANSYKAVLAMNNGNGPYQHTQVTKIECINHVQKRMGTRLRKLREQEKIDTTTRTGSKIRRSLLGGRNKLTDNAIDKMQSFFGKHIRDNVGADYLTMKKAVMSSFHHIFSTDENPRHGLCKEGINSWCFYQKALAEGKKKEEIKHKKSLVVNLDQEAQKKIRQVYDALTTRHLGEMCPWTDTECQ; translated from the coding sequence ATGCCACGCTTGTCTAAGAAGGACAAGCAGAGGAAGGAGGCCTGGACTATGAGCATGGAGGctcaaagaaggaagaggcagcGTGTTGACCTTGAAGCCACTGCCCCTCTCGCCGTCACACCACATGCCACCCCGCTACTCCCTCCCACGGTGGCAGCTGCTCGCTCTACACCACAGCCCGGCACATCACAAgtgcaagaaagaaaagcagatgAAGATAAGGCCTCTCTACTCACCATCAGAGAAGAACTTCTGCAAACTCTTCAGACGAATGAAGATGCAGACAGTGACGAAGAGTTTGTCATTCTGAcaaaaaagaggctgaaaaaaCTGACTTCATCTCATTGTTCCTGTCCTGATCCTGCCTTAGAATACACTTTCAAGCCTAAGTTGTTCGAGAATGCCGTAACTATACGCTGCACAACCTGCAACTTCAACAACACATCGCGGCCAGAATTTGTGGAAGCTGGAGCTCACAAGAAAAAGATCAGCAGGGCCAACATAGTCTTCATTTACCTGTCCATAATAGAAGACACTGGATTTGCGGGTATGAGACGAATGATGGGTGGCCTAGGAATGCCTCTAGTTGGAAAATTCAAGTATTACAGACACCTGAGCTATTTATGTGACAAGACCCACTACAACAGCAAACAAGCAGAAATTCACTCAGCCATCAGGAGGTATTATGAAGAGAACACATCAAAGAAGGCTGATGCAGATGGTGTCTTGAAGCTTGACGTCTCATTTGATGCGACCTGGCACACATCCAAAGTTGGCATGAGTGTGATGATCGAAGTTCATACAAGCTTCATCATAGACTACGAGATTCTCAGCAAGTACTGCCATGGATGCACCCTGAAGAAAAATCagttgaagaagaagagcgTCACTGAAGAAGAGTACAACACCTGGAAGACCAAACATGATGCTGAAGGAAGCTGTGCAATCAACTATGACGGTCCGTCTGGTGGGATGGAGGTAGAAGCAGCCCGACGTCTCTTCGCACGTTCCCGAGACCTGAAATTCGAGTATGAAAACTTGGTTTCAGATGGAGATGCCAACTCCTACAAAGCAGTTCTAGCCATGAACAACGGGAATGGCCCATACCAGCACACTCAAGTGACCAAGATAGAATGCATCAACCATGTGCAGAAGAGAATGGGGACGCGGCTCAGGAAGTTACGCGAGCAGGAAAAGATCGACACAACAACAAGGACTGGCAGCAAGATTCGCAGAAGTCTTCTTGGCGGACGCAACAAGTTGACCGACAATGCCATTGACAAGATGCAAAGTTTCTTTGGCAAACACATCAGGGATAATGTTGGTGCAGACTATTTGACAATGAAAAAGGCTGTCATGAGTAGTTTTCATCATATATTCAGCACTGATGAGAATCCCCGCCATGGACTTTGTAAAGAAGGCATCAACTCTTGGTGCTTTTACCAGAAAGCACTAGCTGAgggcaagaagaaagaagaaatcaaGCACAAGAAATCCCTGGTGGTCAACCTTGATCAAGAGGCCcagaagaaaataaggcaagTCTACGATGCTCTCACAACGAGACATCTTGGAGAGATGTGTCCGTGGACTGACACAGAATGCCAATGA